One part of the Sorangiineae bacterium MSr11954 genome encodes these proteins:
- a CDS encoding MFS transporter translates to MRAWIMRAFDIRAGEGRLAALAFAVLLLLISAHTILETARDALLLTRMPARELGIVYIAVAICTLPAAGIGSRAGERFGARRTLMGMLIAAAASVVTLFLLPTSRVTIVTVYVASGLIGSVLVPQFWTLIGSLFTVAQARRLVSVVAAAGIVGGVLGSGAAAAAIMAIRIKALLIVSATVFLATAGLLAFLPKAERIAGPAKTRAQTAARSSAGSSPATVFRKEPFLWRIALLVVLSTATLLALDYFFKWTVARTIPNAEVGPFVARYYAALNGVSLVVQLLIGNALVRRFGVAVAITVTPFLLLLGAVGTLVVGGVAISVELLKGLDGSFRNSVHRITTELIYLPIPSSSRERAKPLIDGALVRIAQGVTSAFLLALGGASFLTPRIFAVVVVALAFAWLVTAISMRHPYLGLLRRAVSTDSMGAPGDPDPIDMESAEALVGHLSSSDTGQVVGAMRVLARRKRERLISSLILMHEDEVVLMRALEMFGESTRTDWYGRAEKLLTHPSEPIRIAAARALALHNQLNVEKLVSDAGSRLQGYAALHLALRELSPAARARSQKGEDGQKPLDPATDLAMHPRIAPLLELEGEAGDSARLGLLTAIGDVQPMQRLSALLLELSEKPGPSAEWTELLARAAARQQSTAMVPQLIANLTRRDGREAIRTALVELGEPVLDQVWSALRDRRRPRNLRMHLPNTLARFGTKKAADHLLENIETEHDGLVRYKSIRALGRVVAEHHIRIDRVRVEKLAYANLVEHFRIMRLRAGLCKGLAAVPEMLCRKNATQRLLVGLLDDKLRQSLERTFRLLKITHPNEDIHRVYIACLSTDKHARANAAEFLDVLLRRADQQPLRALLRLVADDLSLDERVARAAPLVHFVIPRSRNEALTALINDNDLTVATLAALYALEVGDTPLFVAVRDARRERPSLEQMATKVFDDSIDTKERSHG, encoded by the coding sequence GTGCGGGCATGGATTATGCGGGCCTTCGACATCCGTGCGGGTGAAGGAAGGCTTGCTGCGCTCGCATTCGCCGTCCTCCTTTTGTTGATTTCGGCGCACACGATCCTGGAGACGGCGCGCGACGCGCTGTTGCTGACGCGCATGCCGGCGCGCGAGCTCGGCATCGTCTACATCGCCGTGGCCATCTGTACCTTGCCCGCCGCGGGCATCGGCTCGCGCGCGGGCGAGCGCTTCGGTGCACGGCGCACGTTGATGGGCATGCTGATCGCGGCGGCCGCGTCGGTGGTGACGTTGTTCTTGCTCCCAACCAGCCGCGTCACCATCGTGACCGTTTACGTGGCGAGCGGTCTCATTGGTTCGGTGCTCGTCCCTCAATTTTGGACCCTGATTGGCTCGCTCTTCACGGTGGCGCAGGCGCGCAGGTTGGTGAGCGTGGTGGCCGCTGCCGGCATCGTGGGCGGCGTGCTGGGCTCCGGCGCGGCGGCGGCGGCCATCATGGCCATCCGCATCAAGGCGCTGCTCATCGTCTCGGCCACGGTGTTTCTGGCGACGGCGGGCTTGCTCGCCTTTCTTCCAAAGGCCGAGCGCATCGCGGGGCCGGCCAAGACGCGCGCGCAGACGGCGGCGCGAAGCTCGGCGGGCTCGAGCCCCGCCACCGTCTTTCGCAAAGAGCCATTTTTATGGCGGATCGCGCTCCTGGTCGTGCTCTCGACGGCGACCCTCCTCGCGCTGGACTACTTCTTCAAATGGACGGTCGCGCGGACCATCCCCAACGCGGAGGTGGGCCCGTTCGTCGCGCGTTACTACGCCGCGCTGAACGGTGTCTCGCTGGTGGTGCAGCTGCTCATCGGCAACGCGCTGGTGCGAAGGTTCGGGGTGGCGGTGGCCATCACCGTCACGCCGTTTCTGCTTCTGCTCGGCGCGGTCGGCACCTTGGTCGTGGGCGGGGTGGCCATCTCGGTGGAGCTGCTCAAAGGCTTGGACGGCAGCTTTCGCAACTCCGTTCACCGCATCACCACCGAGCTCATTTACTTGCCGATCCCGTCGTCCTCGCGCGAGCGCGCCAAGCCGCTCATCGACGGCGCGCTGGTGCGCATCGCGCAAGGCGTCACCAGCGCATTTCTGCTGGCGCTCGGCGGCGCGAGCTTCTTGACCCCGCGCATCTTCGCGGTGGTGGTGGTCGCGCTGGCGTTCGCGTGGCTGGTGACGGCCATCTCCATGCGGCACCCGTATCTGGGGCTGCTCCGCCGCGCGGTCTCGACGGACTCCATGGGCGCGCCCGGCGATCCGGATCCCATCGACATGGAGAGCGCCGAGGCGCTGGTGGGGCACCTGTCGAGCAGCGATACGGGCCAAGTGGTGGGCGCGATGCGCGTGCTGGCGCGGCGCAAACGCGAGCGCCTCATCTCCTCGCTCATCTTGATGCACGAGGACGAGGTGGTGCTGATGCGCGCGCTCGAGATGTTCGGCGAGTCGACGCGCACCGACTGGTATGGGCGGGCGGAGAAGCTGCTCACGCACCCCAGCGAGCCGATTCGCATCGCGGCCGCGCGGGCGCTGGCGCTCCACAACCAGCTCAATGTGGAGAAGCTCGTGAGCGACGCCGGCTCACGGCTTCAAGGCTACGCGGCGCTGCACCTGGCGCTGCGGGAGCTTTCACCCGCCGCCCGCGCGCGCTCGCAGAAGGGCGAGGACGGGCAAAAGCCGCTCGATCCCGCGACGGATCTGGCGATGCATCCGCGGATCGCCCCGCTGCTCGAGCTCGAAGGCGAGGCCGGCGATTCGGCGCGCCTGGGGCTCTTGACGGCCATCGGCGACGTGCAGCCGATGCAGCGGCTCTCGGCGCTGCTGCTCGAGCTGAGCGAAAAGCCGGGGCCCTCCGCGGAGTGGACGGAGCTCTTGGCGCGCGCGGCGGCACGTCAGCAGAGCACGGCCATGGTGCCGCAGCTCATCGCCAACTTGACCCGGCGCGATGGGCGCGAGGCCATTCGCACCGCGCTGGTGGAGCTGGGTGAGCCGGTGCTCGATCAAGTGTGGAGCGCGCTGCGCGATCGCCGGCGGCCGCGCAATCTGCGGATGCACTTGCCGAACACCCTCGCGCGCTTCGGGACCAAGAAGGCGGCGGATCATTTGCTGGAGAACATCGAGACGGAGCACGACGGGCTCGTTCGGTACAAGTCGATCCGGGCGCTGGGGCGCGTGGTGGCGGAGCACCATATCCGCATCGACCGGGTGCGGGTGGAGAAGCTCGCCTACGCGAACCTCGTCGAGCACTTTCGCATCATGCGTTTGCGCGCGGGGCTCTGCAAAGGGCTGGCGGCGGTGCCGGAGATGCTCTGCCGGAAGAACGCGACGCAGCGGCTGCTCGTGGGCCTCTTGGACGACAAGCTCCGTCAGTCGCTGGAGCGCACCTTTCGCCTGCTGAAGATCACGCACCCCAACGAGGACATCCACCGCGTCTACATCGCATGTCTGTCGACCGACAAACACGCGCGCGCCAACGCCGCGGAGTTCTTGGACGTGCTGCTCCGCCGCGCCGACCAGCAGCCCTTGCGCGCGCTCTTGCGGCTCGTGGCCGACGATCTTTCGCTCGACGAGCGGGTGGCGCGCGCCGCGCCGCTGGTGCACTTCGTGATCCCGCGCTCGCGCAACGAGGCGCTCACGGCGCTCATCAACGACAACGATCTCACGGTCGCGACCTTGGCCGCGCTCTACGCGCTCGAGGTGGGCGACACCCCGCTGTTCGTGGCGGTGCGCGACGCGCGGCGCGAGCGGCCGAGCCTCGAGCAAATGGCGACCAAGGTGTTCGACGACTCGATCGACACCAAGGAGCGCTCACATGGCTGA